TGAGGCGGTTTTAAGGGAATATGTtcgttggtgatttggCGCTGTCATAATGTGTGAGCGTTAGCGTACGCGTATTTTTAATACAAATGAATTTGTACTTCAAAAGAGTAACACTATGAGAACACTATCAGATCGAGATAGGTCAGCATAGGTCAATAGGGAATATAACTGGCTCTGATTAACTATAACTTTTAATTCCTTGAAATATAGGATTCTTGTTCGCTTAGTTGTTGGGTGATGTTTAACAGAAAATAATTTGAATTCAACTAGAAACAAGTGGTaaatattgatgaagataatcTTGTCAATAATATTTACGATATGCGGATAAGCATCAATAATATACCCTATGTATTAATATCCACTCTTCTTTTGTCCTGGTTGactttttgcaacaacaaTCGTGCCTAGGCCACAAAAGCAGTTAGAGCTCTTCTTCGCATTGTTTACACATTAACGTATCACCGATCTGAAAACATACATTAAATGGATTTGGTAACCAGTGACCAACTTCTAGAGCATGTGCGCTCGTTATCAGGCCTTGATGAGTTGCAGAAGTCACAATTGGCAGCCATAAAGTACGAGGAAGCATCCATCAGTCTGTTTATTCAAAGCTATATTCCTGACTCCATAATAGTGGCTTACATGGATCCTCAGCACATAGCCATCACCAGTGATGTCAACAGTATACtcaatgaagaaactcCCCAGAAACTTGGAATACTCATCAAGCAAGGCGAACAAATATCCAGTTTAAGCCAGATAGAGTCGTTGATAATACCTTTGGACTCACTAGAGGAAAACGAtgctttcaacaagttgagaTCCATAGTAAATTTGGGGCTTCTTCCTGTGTTTGAGATGCTCAGTTTGGGCAAGAAGGCTAACTCGGAGTCTTTCATTAACATTACCAGGAAAaagttcaacgagttgTCTGCTTCGTTGCAAAATTTACAAGAGAAGATCCAAGTTCCTGACCTTTTACTTTCAGTACATCCAGTCATCAAGCAATTCGATACAGAACAGGACAATTTCGATGAGGCTCTTTTGAATGATTCTCATCTTCTCAATGAAGTGACCAATATTGTCAATGGCTGGACAAAGCAAATACAGTCGATTACTAGCTTATCTTCAGATATAGCTAACCTAGCGTCTATATCAGAAGAAATCCAGTTTTGGAACTCTTTAGACATATCATTGACTTCTGTGGAACAACAATTAAGTTGTCCTCAGGTGAAGAACTCCATAAACTTATTGAATAAAGCTAACAGATTCCATATCACTTTGTCATTCACAAACGACTCAAATATCTCATCCAAAATAATAGAAGCCAAAACTAATCTCTTGATATGGAAGGACTTCCCATTGACGGAAATGACCAACATAAATCCCAAGGATTCTGATTGCTTGGGAAAGTTCAATGACCTGGTATCTGGCATATTCAATCACTTGAAGAGGCTAAGGACTATTAGCAATTTCCCTTTGAGTAAAGGCTTGTTATTGACAGAGTTGATATTGAAAGACTTACTTGCAAAATTTGCCCATTTAATTAACAGTTTGAACCTTATGAACCTCgagtttgaagagtttCTTCGCATATATGAAGGTGATATATCTAATATCCTCAGCACTATTGACTTAAACCTTAAGTACATGGTCAATTTGATCAGAGAACTCTTGAGAAAGAGACAAGAGAAGTTCTTCATAGTGAGAGTTAATCAGGAGATGTTTGACCAGTTCAAGCACAGACtagagtttttgaagacattcAGGGTGAAACACGAAAACATCTTGTTCGTAATACGAAACTTTTTACAGGATTTCGACCAAGAGCCTAAATTGATGGATGACTATAATAGATTATCAGTGTTGAATCTCTTGGATTTTTCCAAGCATGGCgtttttctttggtctAGTTCAGAACGTCATTACAATAACACCTATTCCCAGATCCAAGAGTCAATTACTTCCCAACTCAACAATTTATTCATCCATTGCAGTaacttcaaagattttgttACCGTGGCAGAAAAGTACAAATATTTGATGATAGAGAACACATTTGATATTCTGTCACTTATGAAAGAAGACCTAAGGTTGAAGATTCTAGACATAGCCAGAACtgaaattttcaacttgatcaaatttGATACCAACTACAATGATAAGCTCGAAAAgtctttgaacttgttcGTTAATTCATACCAAACTCAGGTGGAGGACTATACAGTTACTAGATTCTTGAGAGCTCTCGAGCGAAGAAATAAAGTCTCGTTTTATGATGACAATTTGTCTTCTTTAGTTGGGAAAGACTGGTTCAAATACTCTATAGGTGGAAAGTTGAAAGACCAGATGTCGAGTTTTTTGATAAAATTTGACCCCGAGGAGATTTTCAAGCAGTTTTTGTCCCATTTGAAGGAGTACACAgacaacaacaaattggaattgaagggAAATGTATTTAAAATCTCAAATAACTCTGACCTTCTCTTGAACTTTAATCCTGAGTTCTTGGGGTTAAGAGATAATCTAAAGTTTTTTCGGGCAATAGGGTTCAAGATCCCAGTCACTATTTTGCTTGAGTTCCAGAAGCTCAATAGATTATTGCCAATGATAAAcgatttgaaagaaaacaTCTTAACTGTGAAACGAATATTCGATATCACTTTAAGAAAAGAATATTTCAGGAAATTTGATCCTTTGCTAGAGATTGACAAGCTTCGGTTAAGCAAGCTCTTAGTTTCGATGGCCAAGGTCCAATGGGAACACTTGACACAAGCATTTGAAATCCAAGATGTCATCCTTCAGGAAGAAAGTGAAATCTCATCCCTTGGAATTGTCCGTGAGTTTCAGGCTTGTATAAATAAGTTGACTCTCAAATTGAATAGCCTTTCCAGAACTCAGGTGTTTTTATCAAACTCCATCTATCATAACCTCAAGACTTGCAAGTTTGATTCTGCTTCTATCGAGTCTGGTTTGGTTATTCTAAAAGAGAGGATTTCTGAATTGTACAGCTTTGAGAGCACTGAGATTTTATACAAACAGATcaatgaagatatcaaggaCATTCTTTTAGGAAGATGCaaacaagaaattgagaCATACTCGAGAAGTATATCAACAGACGATCTGAGTTCAGATGACGAAGACTCGCATGTCGCTGAATTCAGCAACTCAAACCATTACTTTTCAGTTGGTTTTCGCAACCATTCAATGGTAATGGAGCCTTCTACTGACGAAATCAGGAGCCGATTGCTAGCTAGTATCAATGACATTGTTGCAGTGGTGGAATATCAAACGTTATTGTTAGGTGAAAAGGTCGAGCTTAAAACTGAAAAACTTTCAGAGCCTCTTGCGAACGCATTGgctcaagttgatcaattaTCTGAAAAGATTGAAGTCTACTTCAGTGACTGGGTTCGTATAGAAACCATGATCAACATGAATGTCGAAAATAATGTCGAAGTTGACAGGTTCGCCCCTCTTGATTCACTTGAGGATTGGTGCACTTCGATGCAAAGACTTTTAAAGTTGGGAGACTTATTTGACAGCGATATTGTCTCGTTTGGATGCTGTCACATACTGTTGAAGGAAGTTCAATCTAAAGTATACTTGAAATTCACCTCATTTCAAAGATCTATGACAAAGGTGCTTGGAGAGGTACACTACCTGGAAGTCAACCGGTTTGATAAGAAACTTTCAGATGCCATTACTTCCTTGGGCTTTGACACAATGGATACCAAGAATTTTACTAAGAACCTTTTGACATTTATCGAAATCAGAGGCTTTATCACTGGTGAATGGAAGAAAAAACTAGACTTATTGGTAAATAGCTCCAAGCTCTTACcgaagttcaacttcagaTACCCACGTAAGTGGATTTACCCAGAACAGATAGAGAACAAGATTGCTTCTATAAGCTCGATAatggagaagaagcagtccattattgatgaaaaccTCGAATTTATTAAATCCAAAATCGTAGGTTATGTGGATGAGCTTTCAGATCACATtttgaaattcaaagacGACTGGTCTTTGAATAGACCCATATCCGGGGAAATGAATCCAGTTTTGGTTTTAAATTCCTTGAGTAATTTCAATCGTGTATGTTCTACTTATGTCGATACAAAGGTGGAGTTGTCTGTAATCACCGAGGcatttgaacttgacatTCCTGAAGTAGATATTGAAGTTTTAAAAGGTATTTTATCcgaaatcattgatttcaagtATGTTTGGTCCTCAATCAATTCATTACATGATCAGATCGATAAGTTGAGAAAAGTCAAGTGGCAGGATGTGAAGACAAGGGATATAAGATTGaaacttgaacatttgttggaagagtGCCGCCTGTTGCCCATAAAGGTAAGACAATATGCTGCTTTTGACGAGGTCCAACAAAtgaccaagaacttgatgaaaaatcACAAgcatcttgttgatttaAAGAACCCGAACTTGAAAGATCGCCATTGGAAGCGGTTCCTTTCCATGATTAGTTACAATGGCAAGAACCATCGTTTACTTACCTTAGGAGATATCTGGGACCTCAATCTCTCCCTTCACGAAGTTTCAATTAAGTCCATTATCACACAAGCTAATAATGAATACACTTTAGAGGAAAACATTGAGAAGATCAAAGAGAATTGGAATCAGATCACTTTCGAAtatttcaacttcaacactaAGTTTAAGTTAATCAAGTCCTGGGATTTGTTATTTGAAGAGTGTAATAAGGACTTGAACGAATTGTCCAGTATGAGAAATTCGTCAAGTTTCGGAGCATTTGAACAGGAAATTTTTCAGATAgaaaccaagttgaactccTTGTACGTTATTTTGGATTCGTGGATCGAAGTCCAAAGACAATGGGTATACTTGGAAGGCATCTTTGGGTCCAAAAATAACATTGCTAGTCTTTTGCCTGTCGAGTCTGCAAGATTTAACAACTTGTCATacattttctttgattcAATGAAGAAAGTATACAAGATTGAATTAGCCATTGACGTTCTTCTTATTCCAGATTTTGGAGGAAACTTAGaaaaattgttggaaagCTTCTCCAAGTTACGAAGATCTTTATCTGATTTCTTGGAAAAGCAACGTGAAAGTTTTGCTAGGTTTTATTTTATGGGAAACGAAGATCTATTGGAATTGATCGGAAGTGGTGTTAATTTCCAGAAAATAAATACTcatatcaacaagttgttttcTGGTGTTGCTTCTCTCCAGTTTAATAAggaatcatcttcaatcatATCGGTTTCCAGTGCACAGGGAgagattttgaagcttAGTGAGCCAGTctccttgatcaagtatcCAAGTTTAGTTGACTGGTTAGGCCAATTGGAACTCGAAATAAAGATATCTTTAAGATCTTTGGTGAGCAGTAATATTGAAGGTGTTCAAAAGTTCTATGAAACTCCAACCATGGAAGCTATCAGTAAAATTGTGGACGATATTCCTTGCCAGGTTTTGACTTTATGTTGTCAAATTATTTTCACTAAGATTGTTGATAATGGAAATACTCCCAAATCTACCATAAGTCAAATCATAGACATTTTGAGTGGATTGGAAACCCATGcatcttctttgaagagaaacaaaattgaaaacATTATTGTGGAAGTTATTCATCAATTGGATGTTATTTCGCTCTTGGAAACCAAACCAAATGACAAGTCAAATATATTAGCAAGTGAGCTCCTATATGTCTTGGACAATCAAGAGTCTGATCCATTGAAAAGCTTGAAAGTGAAGCAGTTTGGGTATTCTTTTGAATATGGGTTTGAGTACTTGGGTGTACCACAGAAATTGGTTCACACTCCCTTGATAAGTAACTCTTTTGTTGCTATGACACAAGCATTGGGACAAAAACTAGGTGGTTCTCCATTAGGGCCAGCTGGAACTGGTAAGACCGAATCAGTGAAAGCTCTTGGAGATAGTTTGGGTAAAATGGTTACAGTATTTTGCTGCGACGAATCATTTGATTTCCAGGCCATGAGTCGTATCTTCTTGGGACTTTGTAAAGTTGGTTGCTGGGGATGTTTTGACGAGTTTAACAGATTGGATGAAAAGCTATTGTCAGCTGTATCTTCACAGATAGAAACAATCGAACTAGGTTTGAAAAATCAATCAGCCTTGATTGAGCTTTCAGGGAAGAATTTGTATGTCAATCCTGAAACTGGAATATTTGTAACAATGAATCCAGGATATGCTGGAAGAAACGAATTACCAgagaatttgaagaagcttttcaGGAGTTTCTCAATGGAAAGGCCAGATAAAGAGATCATTGTGGACGTCCTATTAGCATCTAGAGGTTTTAGGAACACCAAAGAGATAGCAAAGCTCATAGTTCCGAtgtttcaagattttgaaaagatgCTATCGAAGCAGAGCCATTATGATTTTGGACTCAGATCCCTTAAGTCTGTTCTAAACAGCTGTGGAAAGTTGAAACGTTCCACAATGAACGATGCCAATGTGACAGAGACCATGATAGTATTGAGAAGTATTCAAGACAGTATACTCCCAAAGTTGACCAGGGAAGATGAAGTAATTTTTAACTCTTTGATTACCAAGTACTTCTCTGATACAGGAGTcgaagattttgaagaggaaaagCTTGTTGAAACCATTAAAAAGTTGGGACAACTCAAAGGGTACAATATGAGTGGCCCATGGTTAAGGAAAGTGTTACAACTTGAGCAAGTTCGTACTAACCATCATGGTATAATTTTGATGGGTGATGCAGGAGCAGGAAAGaccagttgttggaagcTCTTACTCgagtctttgaaagaatgTACCGGTCAGGATTACCTCAGTTACAAAATTGATGCTAAGGTATTGAATAAAGAGACCCTTTATGGAAAGTTAGACCCAGTTACCAGGGAATGGACAGATGGCTTGTTGACGAGTATTTTGAGAAAGATCAAAGCCAATATGAGAGGTGAGATGAATAAGCTATCATGGATTGTGTTTGACTGTGACATTGATCCAGAATGGGCAGAAAACCTCAACAGTGTTCTTGATGACAATAAGATCTTGACTTTGCCCAATGGTGAAAGGTTAGCACTTCCAGATAACGTCCGAATCATCTTCGAAACCGATAATTTGAAATCCACCACACTAGCAACCATCAGTAGATGTGGAATGATTTGGTTTGACAAGGATGTAATTGATACCTTTTCACTTTTGGAACAAAAACTACACCAGTTCTCCCAAAAGAGCTTGCTGATAGACGAAACTGAAGGGGACGAGTCTCAATGGTTAAAATATCAGAGAATGTTCC
Above is a window of Yamadazyma tenuis chromosome 1, complete sequence DNA encoding:
- the DYN1 gene encoding dynein heavy chain (EggNog:ENOG503NVTS; COG:Z) codes for the protein MDLVTSDQLLEHVRSLSGLDELQKSQLAAIKYEEASISSFIQSYIPDSIIVAYMDPQHIAITSDVNSILNEETPQKLGILIKQGEQISSLSQIESLIIPLDSLEENDAFNKLRSIVNLGLLPVFEMLSLGKKANSESFINITRKKFNELSASLQNLQEKIQVPDLLLSVHPVIKQFDTEQDNFDEALLNDSHLLNEVTNIVNGWTKQIQSITSLSSDIANLASISEEIQFWNSLDISLTSVEQQLSCPQVKNSINLLNKANRFHITLSFTNDSNISSKIIEAKTNLLIWKDFPLTEMTNINPKDSDCLGKFNDSVSGIFNHLKRLRTISNFPLSKGLLLTELILKDLLAKFAHLINSLNLMNLEFEEFLRIYEGDISNILSTIDLNLKYMVNLIRELLRKRQEKFFIVRVNQEMFDQFKHRLEFLKTFRVKHENILFVIRNFLQDFDQEPKLMDDYNRLSVLNLLDFSKHGVFLWSSSERHYNNTYSQIQESITSQLNNLFIHCSNFKDFVTVAEKYKYLMIENTFDISSLMKEDLRLKILDIARTEIFNLIKFDTNYNDKLEKSLNLFVNSYQTQVEDYTVTRFLRALERRNKVSFYDDNLSSLVGKDWFKYSIGGKLKDQMSSFLIKFDPEEIFKQFLSHLKEYTDNNKLELKGNVFKISNNSDLLLNFNPEFLGLRDNLKFFRAIGFKIPVTILLEFQKLNRLLPMINDLKENILTVKRIFDITLRKEYFRKFDPLLEIDKLRLSKLLVSMAKVQWEHLTQAFEIQDVILQEESEISSLGIVREFQACINKLTLKLNSLSRTQVFLSNSIYHNLKTCKFDSASIESGLVILKERISELYSFESTEILYKQINEDIKDILLGRCKQEIETYSRSISTDDSSSDDEDSHVAEFSNSNHYFSVGFRNHSMVMEPSTDEIRSRLLASINDIVAVVEYQTLLLGEKVELKTEKLSEPLANALAQVDQLSEKIEVYFSDWVRIETMINMNVENNVEVDRFAPLDSLEDWCTSMQRLLKLGDLFDSDIVSFGCCHISLKEVQSKVYLKFTSFQRSMTKVLGEVHYSEVNRFDKKLSDAITSLGFDTMDTKNFTKNLLTFIEIRGFITGEWKKKLDLLVNSSKLLPKFNFRYPRKWIYPEQIENKIASISSIMEKKQSIIDENLEFIKSKIVGYVDELSDHILKFKDDWSLNRPISGEMNPVLVLNSLSNFNRVCSTYVDTKVELSVITEAFELDIPEVDIEVLKGILSEIIDFKYVWSSINSLHDQIDKLRKVKWQDVKTRDIRLKLEHLLEECRSLPIKVRQYAAFDEVQQMTKNLMKNHKHLVDLKNPNLKDRHWKRFLSMISYNGKNHRLLTLGDIWDLNLSLHEVSIKSIITQANNEYTLEENIEKIKENWNQITFEYFNFNTKFKLIKSWDLLFEECNKDLNELSSMRNSSSFGAFEQEIFQIETKLNSLYVILDSWIEVQRQWVYLEGIFGSKNNIASLLPVESARFNNLSYIFFDSMKKVYKIELAIDVLLIPDFGGNLEKLLESFSKLRRSLSDFLEKQRESFARFYFMGNEDLLELIGSGVNFQKINTHINKLFSGVASLQFNKESSSIISVSSAQGEILKLSEPVSLIKYPSLVDWLGQLELEIKISLRSLVSSNIEGVQKFYETPTMEAISKIVDDIPCQVLTLCCQIIFTKIVDNGNTPKSTISQIIDILSGLETHASSLKRNKIENIIVEVIHQLDVISLLETKPNDKSNILASELLYVLDNQESDPLKSLKVKQFGYSFEYGFEYLGVPQKLVHTPLISNSFVAMTQALGQKLGGSPLGPAGTGKTESVKALGDSLGKMVTVFCCDESFDFQAMSRIFLGLCKVGCWGCFDEFNRLDEKLLSAVSSQIETIELGLKNQSALIELSGKNLYVNPETGIFVTMNPGYAGRNELPENLKKLFRSFSMERPDKEIIVDVLLASRGFRNTKEIAKLIVPMFQDFEKMLSKQSHYDFGLRSLKSVLNSCGKLKRSTMNDANVTETMIVLRSIQDSILPKLTREDEVIFNSLITKYFSDTGVEDFEEEKLVETIKKLGQLKGYNMSGPWLRKVLQLEQVRTNHHGIILMGDAGAGKTSCWKLLLESLKECTGQDYLSYKIDAKVLNKETLYGKLDPVTREWTDGLLTSILRKIKANMRGEMNKLSWIVFDCDIDPEWAENLNSVLDDNKILTLPNGERLALPDNVRIIFETDNLKSTTLATISRCGMIWFDKDVIDTFSLLEQKLHQFSQKSLSIDETEGDESQWLKYQRMFSERVKMVLLEGTLGTIIHESTKLDHIMDYNIHRYITSFIDFIKSYCRKLIKCDSKEEIPDPTKFINKAILLSLIWSFAGDSSSKEREGFGNVIQKLSCFSNVDSCDGDFADNDLEIGTGEWIKWSSRIQPADLEPSQVSNPNTVVQTTDTVRHKSLIHSIMNEHKTLLLCGPPGSGKTMTFLEVLKTAPNLDILQLNFSKESSPESLMRSLKQYCEYQRTSNGIVFSPRVSGKWVVVFCDEINLPGVDKYGCQKVISLMRQMVEHRGFWDPKEMQWVEMKNIQFVGACNSPKDPGRQKLSNRFGRHVTLIMVDYPGETSLNQIYEEFNLAVMKCAPDLRGYTKSVVKAMISVYLKSKERLTPDIQSHYVYSPRELTRWTRGLLEALKSKIYTNLPDFIRMWYHEGLRLFYDRLVSDDEKVWTKSLFEDVIKECFPFADTIVIMQEPVLFSDWLSSSYESVNKAELNKFISHRLMIFSEEEFDVDLVLYEDFLIHALRIYRVLNQPQGHMILVGASSSGKTTLTKFVAWMNGLKSVQLNVHSKYNINDFDKSLREILIRCAKGERICYIIDEASIMETSFIERMNTLLANSEVPGLFEADDFKNLMNICLEESQAQGLLLDSDEELYKWFAQQISTNLHVVFTLTQLNNSDRLQMISSPALFNRCVLSYMGDWSSKTFQEVGSRKIESIPVDVQNFEIPESFPKNISSFRDILIDSLLFIHKSVEDIQTSLKLEQYPSQFMALVSHFVSIFETKQFEQEEIQRHTTTGLNKLRETVLQVAQLKEQLSKKQKELTAKDREAREMLNAMLLEQNEAERKQEFSITAQQELNKQEVEIDRRRKIALKDLEDAEPAVLEARKGVQNIKKQHLTEIRSMANPPAAVKMAMESVCILIGYQVASWRDIQLAIRKDDFIPNIVNYNGEQQLTADIRKYMTETYLSRPDYTFEVVNRASKACGPLLLWVKAQLTYSSILDRIGPLKEEVDILENGAKKTKAQLHALKDMVGELEQSIEKYKNDYSSLIRETEHIKMEMETVEAKVNKSFKLMKSLTIEKDRWKKSTQEFIKTNERIIGNSILASAFLIYCGSFDQKTRQALIKIWKKQLDKIGVKYDNMISILNLLPSSALSLEFLNERSLDDLVIENATLVNNSRIPLLIDPSLQMLAVLEGFMPKDKLVVTSFLNESLVRDLENAIRFGGSILIKDFENYDPVLDPVLRSEIHRNGGRRMIKIRGQLIDYDEKFKLYLHTRNPSARLTPFIASRVTTINYTITSTNLESQVLNLALKHTEPEIEEKRATLIVLQSQYRSKLKTLETELLDALAEVGGSILDDDKVIEYLEMLKGEANTIDDQIQESKVVLEAIDRSRSKFFDVASHSSSIFELLKEMIKFNPLYRFTLDTFTRIFLDVLNKTKELVDMQSMILNLYKEVFAVISPSLMGVDKMVFSLGLVLSYYSKEIGPHFTVFFKSIFRFASSRKNLDVEELFRTLLIESDKNEISVILEDNSENEVIKLLRHVVLAANNFEASPSNFITSLEQISTFLFSGIGPNSSKYGLEYFIEVVHDPLLLSSAEGYDATFKVEQLAASMNKKLDIISLGSKEGIASAKKEIQNVSMRGGWLLVQNIQMSPEWLNSLETLLQETSGFHEEFRLFLTCNLDSRIPVTLINNSQVIVFESQPGLKRAMIETFNAYSASALEQKPPEYRYIYFLLAWYHSLVLTRMSYVPVSFAQKYDVNDSDFSAGMKSIDKILEPEMKNGVQNISLESVSFERISFIIGKIIYGGKVDNEGDLEYFTNLAEYLFSISSFGIDFNVLFNDTNTKLPKPDGISVQVYQKWIEELPDQIPLSWIGLDNNVDKFMVMRQGKEICDKIVQLF